Proteins from a single region of Desulfobacter postgatei 2ac9:
- a CDS encoding sigma-54 interaction domain-containing protein, which translates to MAQATAEKTTGSVEAPPKEVSGFNRSGIAGVSKGLMAVLDRVRKVARSDSSVLITGESGTGKELIARAIHKNSARKNGPMVVINCGAIPSELLESELFGHERGAFTGAHRTRIGRFEIADKGTIFLDEIGDMSPDLQVKLLRALQERRFERVGGSQTIAVDIRVISATNKNLTAAIEDNEFREDLYYRLNVIPINILPLRERPEDIMPLVAHFQSGLARRNAEYMPKAFPDSVKQVLATYEWPGNIRELENLVERLSVLVEGDTVTIADLPGCMTGARANVTPVCVAGVFQNNIGFNEAVESYQKSLITHALNKTGWVKAKAAEMLKMNRTTLVEKIKKMDIEPEDEMPVF; encoded by the coding sequence ATGGCCCAAGCTACAGCCGAAAAAACAACAGGATCTGTTGAAGCCCCGCCCAAAGAGGTATCGGGCTTCAACCGCAGCGGGATTGCCGGCGTAAGTAAAGGACTGATGGCCGTACTCGACCGGGTGCGTAAAGTTGCGCGCTCTGATTCATCGGTGCTTATCACAGGAGAAAGCGGTACAGGCAAAGAACTCATTGCCCGGGCCATTCATAAAAATTCAGCAAGAAAAAACGGCCCCATGGTGGTAATCAATTGCGGGGCCATTCCCAGCGAGCTTCTTGAAAGTGAGTTGTTCGGCCATGAGAGGGGTGCATTTACCGGTGCCCACCGGACAAGAATCGGTCGCTTTGAAATTGCCGATAAAGGCACTATTTTTCTGGATGAAATCGGTGACATGAGTCCTGATCTCCAGGTCAAACTGTTGCGCGCGTTGCAGGAAAGAAGGTTCGAGCGGGTAGGTGGCTCGCAGACCATTGCGGTGGATATCAGGGTAATTTCGGCCACCAACAAAAACCTGACCGCAGCCATTGAGGATAACGAATTCAGGGAAGACCTGTATTACCGCCTTAATGTGATCCCCATCAACATCCTTCCCCTGCGGGAACGCCCTGAAGATATCATGCCTCTTGTGGCCCATTTTCAGTCCGGTCTTGCACGGCGCAATGCCGAATACATGCCCAAGGCCTTTCCCGATTCAGTTAAACAGGTGCTTGCGACCTATGAATGGCCTGGAAATATCCGGGAACTGGAAAATCTGGTGGAACGGCTGTCCGTCCTTGTGGAGGGAGATACCGTCACCATAGCCGATCTGCCGGGCTGTATGACCGGTGCCAGGGCAAATGTTACTCCGGTCTGTGTGGCCGGCGTATTCCAAAATAACATCGGTTTTAATGAGGCCGTGGAATCATATCAAAAGTCTTTAATTACCCACGCCCTGAATAAAACCGGATGGGTAAAGGCCAAAGCCGCCGAAATGTTGAAAATGAACCGGACTACCCTGGTTGAGAAGATAAAAAAGATGGATATTGAACCGGAAGATGAGATGCCGGTTTTTTGA
- a CDS encoding HD domain-containing phosphohydrolase, translating to MNKENIKILVVDDEEGILDVTECFFERKGYQVYTAGNGEMALDIVNREKIDCIFTDINMPVMDGLELAEQIRHIDSTLPVVVMTGYPSLENTIQTLKNGVVDYLIKPVKLEQMELTLRRVLRERELFVENLILKEEVERRERLHQLNNDLVKKVEEVNTLNRVMEDFAALNSSYEIFNKVVRLSVEELKADLAFFHVYSQQDSTLILVDKAGAENKKHPAAYSIDIPEQEKAFIIESLGNDHTPCLIKDAVGIPSMKGQVNSFMVAPLKIRDKIFGIVSAYIFQEPRFFGEQDIYYLSFITQKAASSIEHIALYENIYENLFSTLFAFVSALEVRDLYTRKHSTRVARLAQLIAEEMGCSEEELDMINVAGSLHDIGKIGIRDDILLKPGRLTEDEYEKIKEHPAIGADIISTLGLWDRESQIIRHHHERFDGMGYPDGLKGKQIPTLARILSVADCYDAMASDRAYRKKMDKEVVLDIIIKNSGTQFDPDVVDVFLQVADQDLPDDF from the coding sequence ATGAACAAGGAGAATATTAAAATCCTGGTGGTGGATGATGAGGAAGGCATTCTCGATGTCACCGAATGCTTTTTCGAAAGAAAGGGATACCAGGTATACACCGCAGGAAACGGGGAAATGGCCCTGGATATTGTCAACCGGGAAAAAATAGACTGCATTTTTACCGATATAAATATGCCCGTGATGGACGGACTCGAACTTGCCGAACAAATTCGCCATATTGACAGTACCCTGCCTGTTGTGGTGATGACCGGGTATCCTTCCCTTGAAAATACCATCCAGACCCTGAAAAACGGCGTTGTGGATTACCTGATCAAGCCGGTGAAGCTGGAGCAGATGGAGTTGACCCTTCGCAGGGTACTGCGTGAACGCGAACTTTTTGTTGAAAATCTGATCCTCAAGGAAGAAGTGGAACGTCGGGAGCGGCTGCACCAGCTCAATAACGACCTGGTCAAAAAAGTGGAGGAGGTCAACACTTTAAACCGGGTCATGGAGGATTTTGCCGCGCTGAACTCCAGTTACGAAATTTTCAACAAGGTTGTCCGGTTGAGCGTCGAAGAACTCAAAGCAGATCTGGCCTTTTTTCATGTTTATTCACAACAGGACAGCACCCTGATTCTCGTGGATAAGGCCGGCGCGGAAAATAAAAAACACCCGGCAGCCTATTCCATAGATATTCCTGAACAGGAAAAAGCATTTATCATAGAGTCGTTGGGAAACGATCACACCCCCTGTCTTATCAAGGATGCCGTAGGTATCCCGTCAATGAAAGGACAGGTAAACTCCTTTATGGTTGCACCGTTGAAAATCCGGGATAAAATTTTCGGTATTGTTTCGGCTTATATTTTCCAAGAGCCGCGTTTTTTTGGTGAACAGGATATTTATTATTTAAGCTTTATCACTCAGAAAGCCGCTTCGAGTATCGAACATATCGCTCTATATGAAAATATATATGAAAATCTGTTCTCTACCCTGTTTGCATTTGTTTCGGCTCTTGAGGTCAGGGATCTTTATACGCGCAAACACTCCACCAGGGTCGCCAGGCTGGCCCAACTGATCGCCGAAGAAATGGGGTGTAGCGAAGAAGAACTGGACATGATCAATGTGGCAGGCAGCCTCCATGATATCGGTAAAATAGGCATCAGAGATGATATCCTCTTAAAACCCGGACGCCTTACCGAAGATGAATACGAAAAAATAAAAGAGCATCCTGCCATCGGTGCTGATATTATAAGCACACTGGGCCTGTGGGACAGGGAATCGCAAATTATCCGGCATCATCACGAACGTTTTGACGGTATGGGATATCCGGACGGCCTTAAAGGAAAACAGATTCCCACGCTTGCAAGGATCTTGTCCGTTGCCGACTGTTATGACGCCATGGCCTCGGACAGGGCCTACCGAAAAAAAATGGACAAGGAGGTTGTCCTTGACATCATAATTAAAAATTCAGGCACCCAGTTTGATCCTGATGTGGTCGATGTTTTTCTGCAGGTAGCGGATCAGGATCTGCCCGATGATTTTTAA
- a CDS encoding tetratricopeptide repeat protein: MSESTLTYLKVLSAAWAALFCVFMPAGSAMAGYPVVKSIHVKDNPFSVTVNMTGKAPVKVIRIGKREVLVAIKNATLSKGLVIAGKDNPNLESVHVETLEGNVVALMLTSKYAGKEKIKSSFDTANNRLTVVLNKAVAPRHKAPPVPQAATIQKPLTQGVSKPGKQASTPATEYSVKKKDTRPAKADERIKEPPLYIPPERQASRFKGDISDMYRGEDPLQGCQTKAVENAMLLVKKQLYKEAGAILEQYLFEENPLCMEQVYYLKAYVNFMDVDNDDHKGLLNAERMFQDAMVAYPKSSYLPFAYAAMGLIHTRLHNNATAEGYFDIISKDFPDYSGMPEVEYHLAEIYNDKGYIDKALNLYKKVFESKISNGYISDAGIGYGKALFENLRYYDALSVFNYVIKNDVKKVYESADLLKYTADANFELGLSKGARENYIRLLNLFPDIKAPDMALSKAGDAYGMENQEEKAIKLYELVRKTYPDSPGYINASIGLARYLKTDAEKIDIYEMIKTQFPENTYARIAMMRLAEIYQKNGEYDKCIQEIEDLLSTHPKGLRYEAVKLMQKAYEALFKEQLKADGYTSVLMRYEKEHLKIKKMGGQLIPFYVGSAYLQANLYEEAFNQLISAYKLYKREERPALLLFGLGKAMDESGRDEDALNLLNTFAKRFPTHKNRVEALTRVGQIYLEKGNASKADDAFVSAYQAEENTLDKGRILMLRAGVYQKKSDLKTASELQARAVKAFAASPGENYEILAGAYKTLGSTYLEMKAYGQAANAFAKAFDFSEGDQAKANIGFLLGDAYQKGNVLDKAKKTFEQVAQSYDSVWARLARQRLSTIELVEKMINS; encoded by the coding sequence ATGAGCGAATCAACCCTCACATATCTGAAGGTTTTATCAGCGGCCTGGGCTGCATTGTTCTGCGTGTTCATGCCGGCAGGATCCGCCATGGCCGGCTACCCCGTCGTCAAATCAATCCACGTCAAAGACAATCCCTTCTCCGTGACGGTTAATATGACCGGGAAAGCCCCTGTAAAAGTTATCCGTATCGGAAAACGGGAAGTCCTTGTGGCCATTAAGAATGCAACTCTTAGCAAAGGGCTTGTCATCGCCGGAAAGGACAATCCTAACCTTGAATCCGTCCATGTGGAAACCCTTGAAGGCAACGTTGTCGCCTTGATGCTGACAAGCAAGTACGCGGGTAAAGAAAAGATTAAATCCTCTTTCGATACCGCCAATAACCGATTGACCGTGGTTTTAAATAAAGCCGTGGCGCCCCGTCACAAAGCCCCCCCTGTTCCGCAGGCGGCGACTATCCAGAAACCCTTAACCCAGGGTGTTTCCAAACCGGGAAAACAGGCGTCAACTCCGGCAACGGAATATAGCGTCAAAAAAAAGGATACCCGCCCGGCTAAAGCGGATGAAAGAATCAAGGAGCCACCGCTTTATATACCCCCAGAGCGTCAGGCCAGTCGTTTTAAAGGAGATATCAGTGATATGTACCGGGGCGAGGACCCGTTGCAGGGCTGCCAGACCAAGGCGGTCGAAAATGCGATGCTTCTGGTTAAAAAACAGTTGTACAAAGAAGCCGGTGCCATCCTGGAACAGTATTTGTTTGAAGAAAATCCCCTTTGCATGGAGCAGGTCTACTATTTAAAGGCTTATGTCAATTTTATGGATGTTGACAATGATGACCATAAAGGGCTTTTAAATGCAGAACGCATGTTCCAGGACGCCATGGTCGCCTACCCCAAATCAAGCTATCTTCCCTTTGCCTATGCGGCCATGGGCCTGATTCATACCCGTTTGCACAACAACGCTACCGCCGAAGGATATTTTGATATCATCAGCAAGGACTTTCCGGACTATTCCGGCATGCCTGAGGTGGAGTATCATCTGGCCGAAATTTATAATGACAAAGGGTATATCGACAAAGCGTTGAATCTGTATAAAAAGGTATTTGAGTCAAAAATAAGCAACGGATATATATCGGATGCAGGGATAGGTTATGGTAAGGCACTGTTTGAAAACCTTCGGTATTATGACGCGTTGAGTGTTTTTAATTATGTTATAAAAAATGATGTAAAAAAGGTTTATGAATCTGCTGATCTGCTCAAATACACGGCGGATGCCAATTTTGAATTGGGCTTAAGTAAAGGCGCTCGGGAGAATTATATCCGGCTGTTGAATCTTTTTCCCGATATTAAAGCCCCTGATATGGCTTTAAGCAAGGCCGGGGATGCCTACGGGATGGAGAATCAGGAAGAAAAGGCGATCAAGCTGTATGAACTGGTTCGAAAAACATATCCGGACTCCCCAGGATATATCAATGCCTCCATCGGGCTTGCCAGGTATTTAAAAACGGATGCTGAAAAGATTGATATTTACGAAATGATCAAGACTCAATTCCCTGAAAATACCTATGCCCGGATCGCCATGATGCGCCTGGCTGAAATTTATCAGAAGAATGGTGAGTATGATAAGTGCATCCAGGAAATCGAGGACCTGTTGTCCACACATCCCAAGGGGTTGCGCTACGAGGCGGTTAAATTAATGCAAAAAGCCTATGAGGCTTTGTTCAAAGAACAGTTGAAAGCCGATGGATATACCTCTGTATTGATGCGGTATGAAAAAGAACACTTGAAGATAAAAAAAATGGGGGGGCAACTGATTCCCTTTTATGTGGGCAGTGCATATTTACAGGCCAATCTGTATGAAGAGGCGTTTAATCAGTTGATTTCTGCATATAAACTTTATAAAAGGGAAGAGCGGCCGGCTTTATTGCTGTTTGGACTGGGCAAGGCCATGGATGAGTCCGGCAGGGACGAGGATGCTTTAAACCTATTAAACACCTTTGCAAAAAGATTTCCAACGCATAAAAACAGGGTAGAGGCGCTGACCAGGGTCGGGCAGATTTATCTGGAAAAAGGAAACGCTTCAAAGGCGGATGATGCTTTTGTCTCTGCGTATCAGGCGGAGGAGAATACGCTGGATAAAGGACGGATACTCATGCTTCGCGCCGGTGTTTACCAGAAAAAGTCAGACTTGAAGACGGCATCCGAACTTCAGGCCCGTGCGGTGAAGGCGTTCGCCGCATCTCCCGGCGAAAATTACGAGATACTGGCAGGTGCTTATAAAACGTTGGGTTCAACTTACCTGGAAATGAAAGCCTATGGCCAGGCAGCCAATGCCTTTGCCAAAGCCTTTGATTTTTCCGAAGGAGACCAGGCCAAGGCCAATATCGGTTTTTTGCTCGGGGACGCTTACCAGAAAGGCAATGTGCTGGACAAGGCGAAAAAAACCTTTGAGCAGGTAGCACAGTCTTACGACTCGGTCTGGGCCCGGCTTGCCCGGCAACGCCTGAGTACTATCGAGCTGGTGGAAAAAATGATAAATTCATAA
- the flgC gene encoding flagellar basal body rod protein FlgC has protein sequence MDLMNASKISGTALAAHRMKLNVIAENLANVDTTRSEDGGPYRRKMVVFKGDDIDSFESVVQQKIRKEQSGGIELSAIELEDEKKPDNGTGVRVDQIVRSQEDFHLVYNPAHPDADPDTGYVKMPNVDHLTEISDMMVARRSYEASVTALSTTKNMISKALEIGR, from the coding sequence ATGGATTTAATGAATGCATCAAAAATCAGCGGAACGGCCCTTGCGGCCCATCGTATGAAGCTCAATGTCATTGCTGAAAACCTGGCCAACGTCGATACCACCAGAAGCGAAGACGGCGGACCCTATCGTAGAAAAATGGTGGTCTTCAAAGGCGACGATATCGACTCTTTTGAAAGTGTGGTGCAGCAAAAAATTCGAAAAGAGCAGTCCGGCGGGATTGAATTATCCGCCATTGAGCTTGAGGATGAGAAAAAGCCGGATAACGGCACAGGTGTAAGAGTTGATCAAATTGTCAGATCCCAGGAAGATTTTCATCTGGTGTACAACCCGGCTCACCCCGATGCAGATCCGGATACAGGCTATGTGAAGATGCCTAACGTGGATCATTTAACCGAGATCTCAGACATGATGGTGGCCCGTCGCAGTTATGAGGCCAGTGTCACGGCGCTTTCCACCACAAAAAATATGATCAGCAAAGCCCTTGAGATAGGTAGATAA
- a CDS encoding response regulator yields the protein MDTSIKILIVDDFATMRRILKNILKQLGFKNLVEADDGTTAWNVLESQKIDLIISDWNMPKMTGLELLKKVRASDQYKKAPFLMVTAEAQKQNVIEAVQAGVSNYVVKPFTAEGISDKLKKILK from the coding sequence ATGGACACATCCATCAAGATTTTGATAGTTGACGATTTTGCGACCATGCGCCGTATTCTGAAGAATATTTTAAAACAACTTGGTTTTAAAAATCTGGTGGAGGCCGATGATGGAACAACGGCGTGGAATGTCCTTGAAAGCCAGAAGATTGATCTGATTATTTCTGACTGGAACATGCCCAAAATGACGGGGCTTGAACTGCTGAAAAAGGTGCGTGCCAGCGATCAGTACAAGAAAGCGCCTTTCCTGATGGTTACGGCAGAAGCACAGAAACAAAACGTTATTGAAGCCGTACAAGCCGGGGTGTCCAATTACGTGGTCAAGCCGTTTACAGCAGAGGGCATTTCCGACAAACTCAAAAAGATCCTTAAATAA
- a CDS encoding Lrp/AsnC family transcriptional regulator, whose product MDKIDLEILKILQKKARIPNVEVSRAIGMAPSAVLERIKKLEAKKIIQGYEVRLNPDMFGCAMTAFVSIEVTRASKIRETGELLAAIEQVQEVHYLAGGDILMIKVKASGNMELEELIQTRIADVSSVRATKTFIALSTFKESAKIKLPDDV is encoded by the coding sequence ATGGATAAAATTGATCTGGAAATTCTTAAAATATTGCAGAAAAAAGCCAGAATACCCAATGTTGAAGTTTCCAGAGCCATCGGCATGGCCCCTTCCGCAGTGCTTGAGCGTATTAAAAAACTGGAGGCAAAAAAGATCATCCAGGGTTATGAGGTGCGCCTGAACCCGGATATGTTCGGCTGTGCCATGACCGCCTTTGTCAGTATCGAGGTGACCCGTGCGTCGAAGATCCGGGAAACCGGCGAACTGTTGGCAGCCATTGAACAGGTCCAGGAAGTCCATTATCTGGCAGGCGGCGACATCCTGATGATTAAAGTAAAGGCGTCCGGCAACATGGAGCTGGAAGAGCTGATACAAACCCGGATCGCCGATGTGAGCAGCGTAAGGGCAACGAAAACATTTATTGCGCTTTCCACTTTCAAGGAAAGTGCCAAGATCAAATTGCCGGATGACGTTTAA
- the flgB gene encoding flagellar basal body rod protein FlgB, whose product MADSRIFGNTYEMIAKSMGISTRRHNLIAGNIANMDTIGYTPSDIDFQTALKRAMAEPEPDYLEKTNEKHLPGNIEGANGQMKGMNSEDVDIYHLDSVNIDTEMMNLMENNIKFRSTAEMLLRKMTILNYAIDEGGK is encoded by the coding sequence ATGGCCGATTCAAGAATTTTCGGGAACACCTACGAGATGATCGCAAAAAGCATGGGCATCTCAACCCGGCGCCATAACCTGATCGCAGGCAATATCGCCAACATGGATACCATCGGGTATACGCCCAGCGATATAGATTTTCAAACTGCACTCAAACGGGCCATGGCAGAACCCGAACCGGATTACCTGGAAAAAACCAATGAAAAACATCTGCCCGGCAATATTGAAGGGGCAAACGGGCAAATGAAGGGCATGAACAGCGAGGATGTGGATATCTACCACCTGGATTCGGTAAACATTGATACGGAAATGATGAATCTGATGGAGAACAATATAAAATTCAGGTCCACGGCCGAGATGCTGCTGCGTAAAATGACCATACTCAACTATGCCATTGATGAGGGAGGAAAATAA
- the fliE gene encoding flagellar hook-basal body complex protein FliE produces MDEIKTQLPGKLSLYREPVANRAAKQSPEFMERLESALQEVNNNQHVADESVEAVIEGRLGIHEGMMALGKASTSLKVLAQVRNKAMSAYNEVMRMQV; encoded by the coding sequence ATGGATGAAATAAAAACACAACTCCCCGGCAAACTCTCCTTGTACAGGGAACCCGTGGCGAACCGGGCAGCCAAGCAAAGCCCCGAATTTATGGAACGGCTGGAATCAGCCCTCCAGGAAGTTAATAATAATCAGCATGTGGCAGATGAGTCGGTTGAAGCCGTCATTGAAGGCAGGCTTGGTATTCATGAAGGCATGATGGCGTTAGGCAAAGCCTCCACCTCCCTTAAAGTATTGGCACAGGTCCGGAACAAGGCCATGAGTGCCTATAACGAAGTGATGCGTATGCAGGTATAA
- a CDS encoding PilZ domain-containing protein, translating to MSISDKNDRRKHSRVVFTTKIDIHMLDESGQNVKLAANSKDLSQRGVFVKTNSRPSLDTPCRVGVYLSGGIDDLKLEIQGRIVRHTDAGFGVEFQSMDLETYTHLKTLILYNIEGSD from the coding sequence TTGAGCATTTCAGACAAAAACGACAGGCGAAAACATTCCAGGGTAGTTTTTACAACCAAAATCGACATTCATATGCTTGATGAGTCCGGACAAAACGTCAAGCTTGCGGCCAATTCAAAGGATTTGAGCCAAAGAGGGGTGTTTGTTAAGACAAACTCGCGGCCTTCCTTGGATACGCCCTGCCGGGTGGGTGTTTATCTGTCCGGAGGGATAGACGATCTCAAACTGGAAATTCAGGGACGAATCGTCAGACATACGGATGCCGGATTCGGTGTAGAGTTCCAGTCCATGGACTTAGAGACATATACCCATCTCAAAACGTTGATTTTGTATAATATTGAAGGCAGTGACTAG
- a CDS encoding sigma-54-dependent transcriptional regulator: protein MPGQRLFLIIENPKERMTYTDLFEGMGFLVDAVPEGSDALTYLLSQKPAVVVADDGTPGFSALDFLKQAADSDIGVPKTIILTPDPVVDYAVSLIQHGAMDYLIKPVDLRQLELSVKKSLAAAISPLPAEKEKTVQHKAVQIITKDHRMENLLKLAARVADSSASVLIQGESGTGKELLAKFLHEKSARRHQPFIAVNCAALPENLLESELFGHEKGAFTGALARKAGKFELADKGTLFLDEITEMQFHLQSKLLRVLQEKVVDRVGGTQPVDVNVRVVATTNRDAKAAVENQEFREDLYYRLNTIPLIIPPLRERRRDILPLCDFFIKKYCRIDARYVKGLTEHALSVLHNHSFPGNVRELENVIHRAVLLAETDMITASDLLMDNDAQTALFEDTDAESFTDEDFSAGSLKEMEQKMIFRTLDQTEGNRTHAAKILGISVRTLRNKLNEYKEPL from the coding sequence GTGCCTGGACAGCGATTATTTCTCATAATTGAAAACCCCAAAGAGCGAATGACATATACCGACTTGTTCGAGGGGATGGGTTTTCTGGTTGATGCCGTTCCGGAAGGCTCGGATGCGCTCACCTACCTGCTTTCTCAAAAACCTGCGGTGGTTGTGGCCGACGATGGTACGCCGGGATTCTCAGCTCTGGATTTCCTTAAACAGGCGGCTGATTCAGATATAGGTGTGCCAAAAACCATTATCCTGACCCCGGATCCTGTGGTGGATTATGCCGTCAGCCTGATACAGCACGGTGCCATGGATTATCTGATCAAGCCGGTTGACCTAAGACAGCTTGAACTCAGCGTTAAAAAATCTTTAGCCGCAGCCATTTCGCCCTTGCCTGCTGAAAAGGAAAAAACCGTTCAGCATAAAGCGGTTCAAATCATTACTAAAGACCATAGAATGGAGAATCTGCTTAAACTTGCCGCCCGGGTGGCGGATTCGTCGGCATCGGTGCTCATCCAGGGGGAAAGCGGCACCGGCAAGGAGCTGCTTGCAAAATTTCTGCATGAGAAAAGCGCCCGCCGGCATCAGCCTTTTATTGCCGTCAACTGCGCAGCCCTGCCGGAAAACCTTTTGGAAAGCGAATTGTTCGGCCATGAAAAAGGGGCTTTTACCGGCGCATTGGCAAGGAAAGCCGGTAAATTTGAACTGGCTGATAAGGGGACCCTGTTTCTGGACGAAATTACGGAGATGCAGTTCCACCTTCAATCCAAACTGCTACGGGTACTCCAGGAAAAGGTGGTGGACCGGGTGGGAGGAACCCAGCCCGTGGATGTGAATGTCCGGGTGGTCGCCACCACCAACCGGGATGCCAAGGCGGCCGTTGAAAATCAGGAGTTCAGAGAAGATCTCTATTACCGCCTCAATACCATTCCGCTGATTATCCCTCCCTTACGGGAACGCAGGCGGGATATTCTGCCCTTATGCGATTTTTTCATAAAAAAATACTGCAGGATTGACGCAAGATATGTCAAAGGATTGACGGAGCATGCGCTTTCCGTGCTCCATAACCACTCCTTTCCCGGCAATGTCCGGGAACTTGAAAATGTTATTCATCGTGCTGTCCTTCTTGCAGAAACCGATATGATCACCGCTTCTGATCTGCTCATGGATAATGACGCACAAACAGCTCTTTTTGAAGATACAGACGCAGAATCCTTTACTGATGAAGACTTTTCCGCAGGCTCCCTTAAAGAGATGGAACAAAAAATGATTTTCAGAACACTGGATCAAACCGAGGGGAACCGGACCCATGCGGCAAAAATTTTGGGGATCAGTGTCAGAACCCTTCGCAATAAGCTAAACGAATACAAAGAGCCTCTCTGA
- a CDS encoding chemotaxis protein CheX — MDVTLINPFINATINVLETMAFVTVSAGKPYLKKDNIAVGDVTGVLGLTGVAHGTIAVTFEKQCILTVVSNMFGEKIDGLNEDIADAVGELTNMISGQARRELDEMGKVFKAAIPSVITGKKHTIRHYGNGPKIAIPFQIDGGKFTIEVCFER; from the coding sequence TTGGACGTCACACTGATAAATCCATTCATCAATGCAACCATTAACGTACTTGAAACAATGGCTTTTGTTACGGTTTCGGCGGGAAAACCCTATCTGAAAAAAGATAATATCGCCGTGGGTGATGTGACCGGTGTCCTGGGACTGACCGGCGTCGCCCACGGAACCATTGCCGTCACCTTTGAGAAACAATGCATTTTAACGGTTGTTTCCAACATGTTCGGAGAAAAAATAGACGGGCTCAACGAAGATATCGCCGATGCCGTCGGGGAATTGACAAATATGATTTCCGGACAGGCACGGCGGGAACTTGATGAAATGGGCAAGGTGTTTAAAGCGGCCATACCATCAGTGATCACTGGGAAAAAACATACCATCAGACACTATGGGAACGGCCCTAAAATCGCGATCCCTTTTCAAATCGATGGTGGAAAATTTACAATTGAGGTATGTTTTGAAAGATAG